Proteins found in one Zea mays cultivar B73 chromosome 1, Zm-B73-REFERENCE-NAM-5.0, whole genome shotgun sequence genomic segment:
- the LOC103643983 gene encoding uncharacterized protein isoform X2, whose translation MFHTNFLLPSQRTSTYLYYILLTRAKHCLWIVGNGTTLFNNLTVDLMDQIMDFPVDPIMAAKAYKYKAEILLKEYLLADSYVLYTSVLAGLLMCNQDQDWDQWVR comes from the exons ATGTTTCATACAAATTTTTTACTTCCATCGCAACGCACGAGCACATATCTATACTATATATTGTTAACAAGGGCCAA GCATTGCTTATGGATTGTGGGGAATGGAACCACTCTGTTCAACAATCTGACTGTTGACTTGATGGATCAGATTATGGATTTTCCTGTTGACCCAATCATGGCAGCTAAGGCCTATAAGTATAAAGCAGAAATACTTCTTAAGGAATACTTGCTAGCAGATTCATATGTTCTATACACTTCTGTGCTCGCGGGGCTTCTGATGTGCAA CCAAGATCAAGATTGGGATCAATG
- the LOC103643984 gene encoding uncharacterized protein: MIPFGKLPKYHQDPTTEELAKTLDCWPSMNYYITGCRYVLMPWKFNGCYALFVIDHVKKHVTFIDFTPTQDWCKHMPYKRFAEAIIMASKKYKIAYSKKRSAWAEDIFKWEHTIQTGVPIDLRGFNTSYLVLQAMAMWGNDRRLKFVGDAKTLRRNFVIDLCRHICL; encoded by the exons ATGATACCTTTTGGTAAACTTCCAAAGTATCATCAGGATCCTACAACAGAAGAGTTAGCCAAAACACTCGATTGTTGGCCATCAATGAATTATTATATCACGGGTTGTagatat GTTCTCATGCCATGGAAATTCAATGGATGTTACGCCCTTTTCGTAATAGATCATGTTAAAAAGCATGTGACTTTTATTGATTTTACACCGACTCAAGATTGGTGTAAAcacatgccatacaagaggttcgcggaagcgattatcatggcctcaaaaaaatataaGATTGCTTACAGCAAGAAACGTTCTGCATGGGCGGAGGATAtctttaagtgggaacatacaattcagactggtgttccaattgacttaaGAGG GTTTAATACCAGCTACctcgttctacaagctatggCCATGTGGGGGAATGACAGACGACTGAAATTTGTTGGG gatgcaaagactcttcgaaggaactttgtgattgatct ttgtcgacatatttgtctgtAA